One Petrotoga sibirica DSM 13575 genomic window carries:
- a CDS encoding lysylphosphatidylglycerol synthase transmembrane domain-containing protein, whose product MSEDKGKENESTLSRKKIIINLIVVLIIGLVINILISFFADFQETFATLKTVNLFFIVKIFIVFSIAYLIDLIRLYIVTLSFHKKIKFKDAIYNTISYYFMSNITPMASGGQPYQIYHLTKLGIESTLATNIVLSRLVENLLFSSAIILIFIRRVMSILGRIGTGKYILIIGIIATLGFSALLILIFLNPKLLYKLFHFLLKIFPLKNKSKFEQRLQKLENWLEELKLSIKTLWIEKAHIVTLDFIFGGFIVFFHSLGLYIALTSITSRSYNILEIFILFIIMNFVIYYIPTPGSTGGVEALYGIVLASFMPGRFVSTTILLWRFATYYLQIAFEGVILLMTKAKEKGVET is encoded by the coding sequence ATGTCCGAAGATAAAGGCAAAGAAAATGAAAGCACACTTAGTAGAAAAAAAATAATCATTAATCTAATCGTTGTTCTAATTATTGGTTTAGTCATCAACATTTTGATATCTTTTTTTGCAGATTTTCAAGAAACCTTCGCAACCCTTAAAACAGTCAATCTATTTTTTATTGTGAAGATATTTATAGTTTTTTCTATCGCTTATTTGATAGATTTAATAAGATTGTACATAGTAACTTTAAGTTTCCACAAAAAAATAAAGTTTAAGGATGCCATTTATAATACCATTTCATACTATTTTATGTCAAATATCACACCAATGGCTAGTGGTGGTCAACCTTATCAAATATACCATCTTACAAAATTAGGAATAGAATCAACTTTGGCTACAAATATAGTATTGTCAAGGCTTGTAGAAAATTTATTATTCTCGTCGGCTATCATACTAATTTTCATAAGAAGAGTAATGAGTATTTTAGGAAGAATAGGAACTGGGAAATATATACTTATCATTGGTATAATAGCCACTTTAGGGTTCTCTGCTTTGTTAATTTTAATATTCTTAAACCCAAAACTGCTATATAAATTATTTCATTTCTTACTAAAGATATTCCCATTAAAAAATAAATCGAAATTCGAACAAAGATTACAAAAGTTAGAAAATTGGTTAGAAGAGCTAAAATTAAGTATTAAAACACTTTGGATAGAAAAGGCACATATAGTTACGCTTGACTTTATATTCGGAGGTTTCATTGTTTTTTTTCATTCCCTTGGTTTATATATTGCATTGACATCAATTACATCAAGAAGTTACAACATTCTTGAAATATTCATTCTTTTTATAATAATGAATTTTGTTATCTATTATATACCTACCCCTGGTTCCACAGGTGGAGTAGAAGCATTGTATGGTATCGTTCTTGCCAGTTTTATGCCTGGAAGATTCGTTTCTACAACAATACTGTTGTGGAGATTTGCAACTTATTATTTACAAATAGCCTTTGAAGGGGTAATCTTACTTATGACAAAGGCAAAAGAAAAAGGGGTTGAAACGTAA
- a CDS encoding glycosyltransferase family 4 protein yields the protein MKINILSIAEKYPGQGVYSATLDHKYILKKYSDYTIYENKILGDYDVLHIHTLNIKSFLSLLKNKKKSFCVISAHIVPNSLKGSIKFNKLWLPFFNRYLKYFYNSSDCILAVSDETKNELIKDLRINPNKILVFRNFVIKELFLTKPEEKHIQKSYLRKKYGYNDDDFIILGAGQIQPRKGITDFVETAKRLKNMKFIWAGGMPFKQFTEGYEEMNRLIKKAPNNVNFTGSIYREKMIDYYSLSDIFFLPSFHETFGLVVIEAAGSGLPLVLRDLPVYKQIFSPNYLSGNSVEDFVEIIKKLNINKELYDEYEKKSYQLFENYSDEKAFIKLKNIYEEGIKQKIHSGGKNVRR from the coding sequence ATGAAAATCAATATTTTATCAATAGCTGAGAAATACCCTGGTCAAGGGGTTTATTCTGCTACTTTAGATCACAAATACATCTTAAAAAAATATAGTGATTACACTATATATGAGAACAAAATTTTAGGTGATTACGATGTGTTACATATCCATACTCTCAACATAAAAAGCTTCTTATCATTGTTAAAAAATAAGAAAAAATCTTTTTGTGTGATTTCTGCTCACATAGTTCCTAATTCATTGAAAGGAAGTATAAAATTTAATAAACTATGGTTACCTTTTTTCAATAGATATTTAAAATATTTCTATAACTCTTCTGATTGCATTTTAGCCGTCAGCGATGAAACCAAAAATGAATTGATTAAGGATCTCAGGATAAATCCTAATAAAATTTTGGTCTTCAGAAATTTTGTTATAAAAGAATTGTTTCTCACAAAACCTGAGGAAAAACACATACAAAAATCTTATTTAAGAAAAAAATACGGGTATAATGACGATGATTTTATAATTTTAGGTGCCGGACAGATACAACCTAGAAAAGGTATAACAGATTTCGTGGAAACCGCTAAAAGATTAAAGAACATGAAGTTCATTTGGGCTGGTGGAATGCCTTTTAAACAGTTCACCGAGGGTTACGAAGAAATGAACAGGTTGATAAAAAAGGCTCCTAATAATGTTAATTTTACTGGGAGTATATACAGAGAAAAAATGATTGATTATTATTCTTTATCCGATATTTTCTTCTTACCTTCCTTTCATGAAACCTTTGGCTTAGTTGTAATTGAAGCAGCTGGAAGTGGTTTACCCTTAGTGCTGAGAGATTTACCCGTTTACAAACAAATATTTTCTCCTAACTATTTATCCGGTAATTCAGTAGAAGATTTTGTGGAGATAATCAAAAAGCTTAATATTAACAAAGAGTTATATGACGAATACGAGAAAAAATCTTACCAATTATTTGAAAATTATAGCGATGAAAAAGCCTTTATAAAATTAAAAAATATCTATGAAGAGGGTATAAAGCAAAAAATCCATTCAGGAGGAAAAAATGTCCGAAGATAA
- the atpG gene encoding ATP synthase F1 subunit gamma, with translation MSRGNLRAIKRRIASTESTMQITRAMQMVAAARLNKIQRQWKGIKDYSNYAERILKKVPFVEESFYTQNSEGSLIFVITPDMGLAGSFPSDLVKEALRVKSKLEDFKGYFALGAKGYSGLKSETVLEKEINLFDIPKVDNAEYLLDIIFQIMENKGISKVKVVYGELKNALIQLPKTYDLLPITKDKFEIDARYEYEPEEEKVFEDAAYQYLLSKMYLFLFETKLSELHARQNAMKNATDNAHDLIEELNLEYNKQRQASITQELIEIVNGANMQ, from the coding sequence ATGAGTCGTGGTAATTTAAGAGCCATTAAAAGAAGGATCGCCTCTACAGAATCTACGATGCAAATAACAAGAGCTATGCAGATGGTTGCTGCAGCAAGGCTCAACAAAATACAAAGGCAATGGAAAGGTATAAAAGATTATTCTAACTACGCGGAAAGAATTCTAAAAAAAGTTCCCTTTGTTGAGGAAAGCTTTTACACTCAAAATAGTGAAGGTTCTTTAATCTTTGTGATCACCCCAGACATGGGATTAGCTGGCTCTTTTCCATCTGATCTAGTTAAAGAAGCTTTAAGGGTGAAATCTAAGCTGGAAGATTTTAAAGGATACTTTGCATTGGGTGCAAAAGGGTATTCAGGCTTAAAGAGTGAAACAGTCTTGGAAAAAGAGATAAATTTATTCGACATTCCAAAGGTTGATAATGCGGAGTATTTGCTTGACATTATTTTCCAAATTATGGAAAATAAAGGGATTAGCAAGGTGAAGGTTGTGTATGGAGAGTTAAAAAATGCCTTGATACAGTTACCGAAAACTTATGATCTACTTCCAATAACAAAAGATAAATTTGAAATAGATGCCAGATACGAATACGAACCCGAGGAAGAGAAAGTGTTTGAGGATGCTGCGTATCAGTATCTTCTCTCTAAAATGTATCTATTTTTATTTGAAACCAAGTTGAGTGAACTTCATGCTCGCCAGAACGCAATGAAAAACGCCACTGATAACGCACATGATTTAATAGAAGAGTTGAACCTTGAATACAACAAGCAAAGACAAGCCTCTATTACCCAAGAATTGATAGAGATTGTTAATGGGGCGAATATGCAATAG
- the dnaE gene encoding DNA polymerase III subunit alpha, protein MKILGPVVTSKSIGKSYLQLRDLFPIAKRYGYNCIVLSEPHPRSWVSFIVYAQKYRIKPIILYETANGKYLLQTNNDIRSAIMHYNGLGNNLRLKKIDLDLPYVKYPTDFLKDIFKDEESLCIKDSLKYQNELSIFSNIETYYNIGNYRFDEYKVTDYNLTDTISQKDLTFEEKRRLSYELDIIKKLKVENYILTVKKIVDTAKKNGISVGPGRGSAVGSFLVYKLGITKVNPIEYDLLFERFLNEYRHELPDIDLDIDAEKRVDLIKALQKEFGENKISQIRTYSTMKIKSALKKAEELLGYNLEAKINTPIRSKENIDKFKSLSQKEKTFFYAAYYLEGIEVAESVHAAGLIISQNDLRTFSPLEKKEIPIIEWEMSDLKYLGVEKFDILALDTLTFLKKLEIEEKYPELNDSKTFHYLSKGLTKGIFQLDSKLGQKLAQRIKPKNFEELILLLAINRPGPLESGMIDQYVNDDSPEYLKKLLPETKGVLVYQEQIMKIAQILGGFSPQESDLLRKAVSKKEKDKITTFKTKFVTNASKKIDEKEATLLFSQIENFAQYAFNKSHAVAYAHITYWLSEKKFKDPSHFFLEYVKIKGVDVDIINEASFLGVKTKLPDIRYPFGLASNEDLILPLYIIKGVGKNVSQIFEEAKFSSLEDFFNFIINKNINRNIVELIIKSGALDYFNNNRKNLLRETTQRVKGKVQQLEDIKSTLFGEREQKSTKKVETTLQDYAQYEIESIGFPLSLMSQKGLSNTLIDKYLYRQKVYLDGYVYRDFIVDNSAMIYSKLYNKNLKRFTKYF, encoded by the coding sequence TTGAAGATCTTAGGACCTGTGGTAACTTCAAAAAGTATTGGTAAATCTTATCTGCAATTAAGGGACCTTTTCCCCATAGCAAAAAGGTATGGGTACAACTGCATAGTTCTATCAGAACCGCACCCAAGATCATGGGTGAGTTTTATCGTTTATGCCCAAAAGTATAGAATTAAGCCAATAATATTATATGAAACTGCAAATGGTAAGTACTTATTGCAAACAAACAACGATATTAGATCAGCTATAATGCACTACAACGGATTAGGAAACAACTTAAGATTAAAAAAAATCGATTTGGATCTTCCCTATGTGAAGTATCCAACTGACTTTTTAAAAGATATATTTAAAGATGAAGAATCTCTTTGCATCAAAGATAGTTTAAAATATCAAAATGAACTATCTATTTTCTCAAATATAGAAACTTATTACAATATAGGAAACTATAGATTTGATGAATACAAAGTTACCGACTATAATCTAACAGATACTATTTCACAAAAAGACCTAACTTTCGAAGAAAAAAGACGACTATCCTACGAGTTGGACATAATAAAAAAGTTAAAAGTAGAAAATTATATTTTAACGGTTAAAAAAATCGTTGACACCGCTAAAAAAAATGGCATCTCGGTCGGACCTGGAAGAGGCTCCGCTGTGGGTTCCTTTTTAGTTTATAAATTAGGAATAACTAAGGTGAATCCTATTGAATACGATCTCCTCTTCGAAAGATTTCTAAACGAATACAGGCATGAATTACCCGATATAGACCTTGATATCGACGCGGAGAAAAGGGTTGATCTAATAAAGGCATTGCAAAAAGAATTTGGAGAAAACAAGATCTCTCAAATCAGGACCTACTCAACCATGAAAATTAAATCTGCTTTAAAAAAGGCAGAAGAATTACTTGGATACAATTTAGAAGCCAAAATAAACACCCCAATAAGAAGCAAAGAGAACATCGATAAATTCAAATCTTTATCACAAAAAGAGAAAACCTTTTTTTATGCCGCTTATTATCTTGAAGGAATAGAAGTTGCAGAGTCAGTACATGCAGCGGGTTTAATAATTTCCCAAAATGACCTTAGAACTTTTTCTCCTCTGGAAAAAAAGGAGATACCTATAATAGAATGGGAAATGTCCGATTTAAAATATTTAGGAGTGGAAAAGTTCGACATTTTAGCTTTGGACACGTTGACCTTCTTAAAAAAATTGGAGATAGAAGAAAAGTACCCGGAACTTAACGATTCAAAAACTTTCCATTACCTATCCAAAGGTTTGACAAAAGGTATTTTCCAATTGGACTCAAAATTAGGGCAAAAATTAGCACAAAGAATAAAACCTAAAAATTTTGAAGAACTCATCTTACTATTAGCCATCAATAGGCCCGGACCTCTTGAATCTGGGATGATAGATCAATACGTTAATGATGACTCCCCAGAATATTTGAAAAAGCTTCTCCCCGAGACAAAGGGAGTCTTAGTTTACCAAGAACAAATAATGAAAATTGCCCAAATCCTAGGAGGATTTTCTCCACAAGAATCAGATTTACTGAGAAAGGCGGTATCTAAAAAAGAAAAAGACAAAATCACCACCTTCAAAACCAAATTTGTTACCAACGCCTCAAAAAAGATAGACGAAAAAGAAGCAACTTTATTGTTTTCTCAGATAGAAAACTTTGCTCAGTATGCCTTTAATAAATCTCATGCTGTAGCATACGCTCACATCACATACTGGTTATCAGAAAAAAAATTCAAAGATCCTTCACATTTCTTCTTAGAATATGTTAAAATAAAAGGCGTTGATGTTGATATAATAAATGAAGCATCATTTTTAGGTGTAAAAACAAAGTTACCAGACATTAGATATCCATTTGGTTTGGCTAGTAATGAGGATCTAATACTACCTTTGTATATAATCAAAGGAGTAGGTAAAAATGTCTCTCAGATATTTGAAGAAGCAAAATTCTCAAGTTTAGAAGATTTTTTTAATTTCATAATCAACAAAAATATCAATAGAAATATTGTGGAATTAATAATCAAATCGGGAGCATTAGATTATTTTAACAACAACCGAAAAAATCTACTAAGAGAGACCACTCAACGGGTGAAAGGAAAAGTTCAGCAATTAGAAGATATAAAAAGTACATTGTTTGGAGAGAGAGAACAAAAATCAACTAAAAAGGTTGAAACAACCTTACAAGACTATGCGCAATACGAAATAGAAAGTATAGGATTTCCTTTGAGTTTGATGTCCCAAAAAGGGTTATCTAATACGTTGATAGATAAATATCTTTATAGGCAAAAGGTATACCTTGATGGATATGTCTACAGAGATTTCATCGTCGATAACTCTGCTATGATCTATTCAAAACTTTATAACAAAAACTTGAAAAGGTTTACAAAATACTTTTAA
- the glpX gene encoding class II fructose-bisphosphatase — MEKKIYPELTMDFVRVTEASALMSSLFLGCGNLEMINHSSIDAMRGMFDYIDFKGNIVMSKYAKENSNMLYVGEKVGSWQDSTSEMDLAVDAIDGVKLAAFGLPNAISAVAATVSGGIKVLPTFYSFKLAVGRELKGKLDLRKPLKENIKIACEVLGIAPTELTFVILNRQRHEEIIEEIKEAGSRIKLLSDGDITAAIATAVPDSGVDIYVGIGGTLEGILSAAALKTLDGEIQMKLWTRDRIEEQSIKEEGWDLEKIFYTDEIVGGEDVIFSATGITDGDLLKGVKFVKGFAYTHTLTMRSKSATIRKIESMHNLKNKTIRLKSLGEDKRLIDLRNEYIN, encoded by the coding sequence ATGGAAAAGAAGATTTATCCAGAGTTGACTATGGATTTTGTAAGGGTTACAGAAGCATCAGCCTTGATGAGTAGCTTATTTTTGGGTTGTGGTAATTTGGAAATGATTAATCATAGTTCCATCGATGCTATGAGAGGTATGTTTGATTACATAGACTTTAAAGGAAATATAGTGATGAGTAAATACGCTAAAGAAAATTCAAATATGTTGTACGTTGGTGAAAAAGTGGGTAGTTGGCAAGACAGCACTTCTGAAATGGATTTGGCCGTTGATGCTATAGATGGAGTGAAATTGGCTGCTTTCGGTTTGCCCAATGCCATAAGTGCGGTTGCTGCCACGGTGTCTGGAGGCATTAAAGTACTACCAACTTTTTATTCATTTAAACTTGCTGTAGGTCGTGAACTAAAAGGTAAATTGGATTTGAGAAAACCTTTGAAAGAGAATATAAAAATCGCATGTGAGGTTTTGGGAATTGCACCTACGGAACTAACTTTTGTTATTTTGAATAGGCAAAGGCATGAAGAAATTATAGAAGAGATTAAAGAAGCTGGTTCGAGAATAAAATTATTAAGTGATGGGGATATCACAGCTGCCATAGCCACCGCCGTTCCCGATAGTGGGGTGGATATCTATGTTGGTATTGGAGGGACTCTTGAAGGGATACTCTCGGCTGCTGCTTTAAAAACGTTAGATGGAGAAATTCAAATGAAATTATGGACAAGGGATAGAATTGAAGAACAATCGATCAAGGAAGAAGGTTGGGACCTTGAAAAAATTTTTTATACCGATGAAATAGTTGGAGGGGAAGATGTAATATTTTCTGCAACGGGTATAACCGATGGGGATCTTTTAAAAGGGGTGAAATTTGTAAAAGGTTTTGCTTATACTCATACACTTACGATGAGAAGTAAGAGTGCTACTATAAGAAAAATCGAGTCTATGCATAATTTGAAAAATAAAACTATAAGGCTAAAATCTTTGGGAGAGGATAAAAGATTAATCGATTTGAGAAACGAGTATATTAATTAA
- a CDS encoding RluA family pseudouridine synthase — MEKRMYKVEREDEQKRLDIYIAQKMPIEISRNLIQNAITKGQITVNGSQKKPHYKVKKGDEIQIDFDELLEETKEEEILPENIPLNILYEDDELIVINKPAGLIVHPTPSIKTGTLVNALMYHVKNLDKTMMDPNRLGIVHRLDKETSGVLVVAKNAFSHHLLSKEFKERKTMKYYVALIEGTLKEKEGEIDLPLGRHPILRHKRAVVYNGREAITEYKVLKEFGDLATLVWIRLKTGRTHQIRVHFKYIGNPVIGDSLYGKNKIEKDLQIPVDRQMLHALKLGFYHPKSNEWMEFLAPLPDDFKNLLITLTNIKGQNS, encoded by the coding sequence CCAAAAAATGCCCATTGAAATTTCTAGAAATCTCATCCAAAATGCAATAACTAAAGGACAAATTACCGTCAACGGATCTCAAAAGAAACCTCATTACAAGGTTAAAAAAGGTGATGAAATTCAGATAGATTTTGATGAATTGCTAGAAGAAACCAAAGAAGAGGAAATCTTACCAGAAAATATACCACTAAATATACTGTATGAAGATGACGAATTAATCGTTATCAACAAACCTGCTGGTTTGATAGTACATCCAACACCGAGTATCAAAACCGGTACTTTGGTTAACGCCCTAATGTACCATGTAAAGAATCTTGACAAAACGATGATGGATCCAAACAGATTAGGAATCGTTCATAGATTGGACAAAGAAACTTCAGGTGTGTTGGTCGTAGCAAAAAACGCATTTTCACATCACTTGCTTTCAAAAGAATTCAAGGAAAGAAAGACCATGAAATACTATGTGGCCCTAATAGAAGGAACACTGAAAGAAAAGGAAGGGGAAATAGACCTACCCTTGGGGAGGCATCCTATTTTAAGGCATAAAAGGGCTGTTGTGTACAATGGAAGAGAAGCGATAACCGAATACAAAGTTTTAAAAGAATTTGGAGATCTTGCCACATTGGTATGGATAAGGCTAAAAACGGGAAGAACCCATCAAATAAGAGTACACTTCAAATACATCGGTAATCCAGTAATTGGAGATTCTTTGTATGGTAAAAATAAAATCGAAAAAGATCTTCAAATACCAGTAGATAGACAGATGCTTCATGCTTTGAAATTAGGCTTTTACCATCCTAAAAGTAACGAATGGATGGAGTTTTTGGCCCCCTTACCCGATGATTTTAAAAATCTGTTGATCACTCTAACCAACATAAAAGGACAAAATTCTTGA
- a CDS encoding aminopeptidase, with protein MDLTELEKSLTFQKKSVWSKRNREDIDRYTSQYKDFINFSKTERKAASYSVELLEKNGFKPLSYYVDSGKIEKGDKVYFVNRDKAVFAFKYNNPLKDGINIVGAHIDSPRFDFKPEPIVEDENIAMAKTHYYGGVKKYQWFNIPLELHGVIIKSDGSKIEVSIGQDENDPVFVISDLLPHLDRDLAGKKVSEAFEAEKMNLLLGTTAISYDETDKVKNPVKLNILKILNDKYGIVEEDLVSAELEIVPALPAREVGFDKSLLASYGHDDRVCAYTGLTALIDAQTSVKNPAVLLVDKEEIGSDGNTGAKNHFWIYVLKKIAALVKEEEILQNIEEILTNSTLLSADVSAAVDPNYKEAHDLSNAPKLGYGITLMKYTGSGGKGRTNDANAELVGKVRNLFNKEGISWQIGELGKVDRGGGGTIALFFSEKGLDVLDAGVPLLGMHSPYEVASKADIYETYLAYKTFYEKFGK; from the coding sequence ATGGACCTAACAGAGTTAGAAAAAAGCTTAACTTTTCAAAAGAAAAGTGTATGGAGCAAAAGGAACAGAGAAGATATCGATAGGTATACTTCGCAGTACAAAGATTTTATAAACTTTTCTAAAACCGAAAGAAAAGCAGCTTCATACTCAGTGGAGCTCCTTGAAAAAAACGGTTTCAAACCTCTTTCTTATTACGTGGACTCAGGAAAGATAGAGAAAGGTGATAAAGTTTACTTTGTAAACAGAGACAAAGCAGTATTTGCTTTCAAGTACAACAATCCTTTGAAGGATGGCATCAACATAGTAGGTGCTCATATAGATTCGCCGAGGTTTGATTTCAAGCCAGAACCTATAGTTGAAGATGAAAATATTGCGATGGCCAAGACTCATTATTATGGTGGAGTGAAGAAGTATCAGTGGTTCAACATACCACTTGAATTACATGGCGTAATAATAAAAAGTGACGGCAGTAAAATAGAAGTTTCCATAGGGCAAGACGAAAATGACCCCGTATTTGTAATATCTGATTTGTTGCCCCATTTAGATAGAGATTTAGCTGGTAAAAAGGTTTCGGAAGCCTTTGAAGCTGAAAAGATGAATTTGCTCCTTGGTACTACTGCTATTTCCTACGATGAAACCGATAAGGTTAAAAATCCAGTTAAGTTAAATATCTTGAAAATCTTGAACGATAAATATGGAATAGTAGAAGAAGACTTGGTCAGTGCAGAATTGGAAATCGTTCCTGCCCTTCCTGCCAGAGAGGTGGGCTTTGATAAAAGCCTTTTAGCTTCCTACGGACACGACGATAGGGTCTGTGCCTACACAGGATTGACCGCTTTAATCGATGCTCAGACCTCTGTAAAAAACCCGGCAGTTTTACTAGTCGACAAAGAAGAAATAGGTAGCGATGGAAATACAGGAGCAAAAAATCATTTCTGGATCTACGTGTTGAAGAAAATTGCCGCTTTAGTAAAAGAAGAAGAAATACTTCAAAATATAGAAGAAATACTTACAAATTCCACTCTGCTTTCAGCCGATGTATCAGCTGCTGTAGACCCAAACTACAAAGAAGCTCACGATCTATCCAACGCGCCAAAACTTGGTTACGGTATAACTCTTATGAAATACACAGGTTCAGGGGGCAAAGGAAGAACAAACGATGCAAATGCTGAATTAGTAGGAAAAGTTAGAAACCTTTTCAACAAAGAAGGCATATCTTGGCAAATAGGAGAACTGGGAAAGGTAGACAGAGGTGGAGGGGGAACCATAGCCCTTTTCTTTTCTGAAAAAGGTTTAGACGTTTTGGATGCTGGCGTTCCGCTTTTGGGGATGCATTCTCCGTATGAAGTGGCATCAAAAGCGGATATATACGAAACTTATTTAGCGTATAAAACTTTTTATGAAAAATTTGGAAAATGA
- the atpD gene encoding F0F1 ATP synthase subunit beta gives MQDQKGKIISVIGPVVDVKFPEGQLPNVYDALKVKNEYSGEELILEVEQLIGDDTARCVAMDSTDGIRRGQEVINTQEPIKVPVGDTTLGRMVNLLGKPIDEKGDIEGEEYWPIHRDPPSLNEQDTSIEILETGIKCIDLLAPFPRGGKIGFFGGAGVGKTVLVMELIRNIAKEHHGISVFAGVGERTREGNDLWLEMQETGVIDSTALVFGQMNEPPGARFRVPLTALTISEYFRDKQKKDVLLFIDNIFRFVQAGSEVSALLGRMPSAVGYQPTLASDMGQLQERITSTKDGSITSVQAIYVPADDFTDPAPATTFAHLDANINLSRRQSELGLYPAVDPLDSTSKMLDPNVVGQDHYLVAREVKEVLQRYEDLQDIIAILGIEELSEEDRQVVNRARRIQRFLTQPFFVAERFTNYSGKYVNVEDTIKGFKEILEGKHDDLPESAFYMVGTIEEALEKAKKMNE, from the coding sequence ATGCAAGATCAAAAGGGTAAAATAATATCTGTCATTGGACCTGTCGTCGATGTGAAATTTCCCGAAGGCCAACTACCTAACGTTTACGATGCTTTAAAGGTAAAAAATGAGTACTCAGGTGAAGAATTAATACTTGAAGTTGAGCAATTAATCGGAGACGATACAGCTAGATGTGTTGCAATGGATTCTACGGATGGTATAAGAAGAGGTCAAGAGGTTATCAACACGCAAGAGCCAATAAAAGTTCCCGTTGGAGATACCACATTGGGAAGGATGGTCAACCTTTTGGGGAAACCTATCGATGAAAAAGGAGACATTGAAGGGGAAGAATACTGGCCAATCCACAGGGACCCTCCATCGTTAAATGAACAAGATACATCGATTGAGATTTTAGAGACGGGTATAAAATGTATAGATCTTTTGGCTCCATTCCCCAGAGGCGGGAAAATAGGATTCTTCGGTGGAGCTGGAGTAGGTAAGACGGTTCTTGTTATGGAACTTATAAGGAACATAGCTAAAGAGCACCATGGGATCTCTGTATTTGCAGGTGTAGGTGAAAGAACCAGGGAAGGTAACGACCTTTGGCTGGAAATGCAAGAGACAGGGGTTATTGATAGTACGGCTTTGGTTTTCGGTCAGATGAATGAACCACCTGGAGCGAGGTTCAGAGTTCCTCTAACCGCGTTGACAATTTCAGAATATTTTAGGGATAAACAAAAAAAAGACGTCTTACTTTTCATAGATAATATATTCAGGTTTGTACAAGCAGGATCAGAGGTGTCAGCTTTACTCGGAAGAATGCCGTCTGCTGTAGGATACCAGCCAACATTGGCATCGGATATGGGACAGTTGCAAGAGAGAATAACATCCACAAAAGATGGATCTATTACCTCTGTTCAGGCTATTTATGTTCCTGCGGACGATTTCACGGATCCCGCACCTGCCACTACTTTTGCCCATTTGGACGCAAATATAAACCTTTCAAGAAGGCAGTCAGAATTGGGACTTTATCCGGCAGTTGATCCATTAGATTCCACATCAAAGATGTTGGATCCCAATGTAGTTGGCCAAGATCATTACTTGGTTGCAAGAGAAGTCAAAGAAGTTTTGCAAAGGTATGAAGATTTACAAGATATAATAGCGATTTTGGGTATTGAAGAATTATCAGAAGAAGATAGGCAGGTAGTGAATAGAGCGAGAAGGATTCAAAGGTTCTTAACTCAGCCTTTCTTTGTTGCAGAAAGGTTTACAAATTATTCGGGTAAGTATGTTAATGTAGAAGATACTATCAAAGGTTTTAAAGAAATACTTGAAGGGAAGCATGATGATTTACCTGAAAGCGCCTTTTACATGGTGGGAACTATAGAAGAGGCTTTAGAAAAAGCTAAAAAAATGAATGAATGA
- the atpC gene encoding ATP synthase F1 subunit epsilon, translating into MFKFKVVTPEGVKYEEDVQYVEFKTKEGSMGTLTQRLPIVTSLRIAPVSIKKADNSVESFAIHGGILEMTGEEMTIVTTAAERSEDIDVEAARKAMESAQEQIKATEDQFKKIKLQTRIEKNLLRVNISKRK; encoded by the coding sequence ATATTTAAATTCAAAGTTGTTACCCCAGAAGGGGTAAAGTACGAAGAAGACGTTCAGTATGTAGAATTTAAAACAAAAGAGGGGTCTATGGGAACCTTAACTCAAAGGTTGCCAATAGTGACTTCTTTGAGAATCGCCCCTGTATCAATAAAAAAAGCAGATAACTCAGTTGAGAGTTTCGCTATCCATGGTGGTATTTTGGAGATGACGGGGGAGGAAATGACCATCGTTACCACCGCTGCTGAAAGATCGGAAGATATAGATGTTGAAGCCGCAAGGAAAGCTATGGAAAGTGCCCAAGAACAGATTAAAGCAACGGAAGATCAATTTAAAAAAATAAAATTACAAACTAGAATTGAAAAGAATCTTCTGAGGGTCAATATTTCTAAGAGAAAGTAA